Proteins found in one Bremerella volcania genomic segment:
- a CDS encoding TIGR03364 family FAD-dependent oxidoreductase, with amino-acid sequence MHYDLIVVGGGIVGLGHAWAAAKQGQTVAVFDNNPRAEGASIRNFGMIWPVGQPAGTQRALALRSRTLWRELGAAAGFPVHECGSLHLAHHDDELAVLQEFAPSTAADGLDIELVTPRQIADLTPAANQAGLKGGLYSHTELRVTPPTAVSSISAYLADAHNVKFHFDSPIIKVDSGEVTSSHGQTWTAERIVIATGAYFQHLFPEAHQAERLLICKLQMMLTEAQPAGWNLGPHIASGLTLRHYPSFRDCPSLAAVKQRFAEDSPQLDRYGIHVMASQADNGGLILGDSHEYGDDIEPTDKAEIDALMLEELQKIMNVPNWNITRRWHGLYAKHPTQMCFVCEVRPEVLVVNGFGGNGMTLSLAFSESIIHRWRNSAQWEVLHGTN; translated from the coding sequence ATGCATTACGATTTGATCGTCGTCGGTGGCGGCATTGTCGGTCTGGGCCATGCCTGGGCGGCCGCGAAACAGGGTCAGACGGTGGCCGTCTTCGACAATAACCCGCGCGCCGAAGGGGCAAGCATTCGCAACTTCGGCATGATCTGGCCCGTTGGTCAGCCAGCGGGAACGCAGCGGGCACTCGCGTTGCGCAGCCGTACTTTGTGGCGAGAACTGGGCGCCGCGGCTGGCTTCCCGGTACACGAGTGCGGATCGCTCCACCTGGCTCATCACGACGACGAACTGGCCGTGCTCCAGGAGTTTGCTCCCTCGACGGCTGCCGACGGTCTCGATATTGAACTGGTTACGCCCAGGCAAATTGCCGACCTCACGCCGGCTGCCAACCAGGCGGGCTTGAAGGGTGGTCTCTATTCGCATACCGAACTGCGGGTAACCCCTCCGACGGCGGTTAGTTCGATTTCGGCCTACCTGGCCGACGCGCACAACGTGAAGTTCCATTTCGATTCCCCGATCATCAAGGTCGATTCGGGCGAGGTCACCAGCTCCCATGGACAGACCTGGACGGCCGAGCGCATCGTCATCGCGACCGGTGCTTACTTTCAGCATCTGTTTCCTGAAGCCCACCAGGCCGAACGGCTTCTGATTTGCAAACTGCAGATGATGCTCACCGAAGCCCAGCCTGCCGGGTGGAATCTCGGTCCGCATATCGCCAGCGGACTGACCCTCCGTCACTATCCTTCGTTCCGCGATTGCCCTTCGTTGGCCGCCGTCAAACAGCGGTTCGCGGAAGACTCGCCCCAACTCGATCGCTATGGCATTCACGTGATGGCCTCGCAGGCCGATAACGGCGGCTTGATCCTGGGTGATTCGCACGAGTACGGGGACGATATCGAACCGACCGACAAGGCCGAGATCGACGCGCTGATGCTCGAGGAACTTCAAAAGATCATGAACGTTCCTAACTGGAACATCACCCGGCGCTGGCACGGCTTGTACGCCAAGCACCCGACGCAAATGTGTTTCGTGTGCGAGGTTCGCCCGGAAGTTCTCGTCGTCAATGGTTTCGGTGGCAACGGAATGACCCTTTCCTTGGCCTTCTCGGAATCGATCATCCATCGCTGGCGAAATTCCGCACAATGGGAGGTGCTTCATGGAACCAACTAA
- a CDS encoding efflux RND transporter permease subunit encodes MFNAFYRDKRMLVLTIAVIIVAGLSSYFVLPRLEDPTLTPRFAIVTTLFPGARGDRVEVLVSDRLEEELQEVEEIKEIRSTSRAGASSMVIELRDDVYEVGEIWSRIRDKLDDAQVGFPEGVGEPDIELITTKAYASIVALKWTQQGEPSYAILLRLAEQLEDRLRSVPGTEDVEMFGEPEEEISVEVHPAQLASIGLTAADVARHLSASDAKLSAGQVRSSQSNFLMEVDSELDSIHRISETPVQYGQDGKFVRLGDIASVSKGIAQPPRQMAIVDDQAAVTLGTLVRSDYRLDVWNASAQQVITQFESELPKGVELSRMFEQSPYVEARLTNLLWNLAIGGAAVVSVILVMMGWRSAIVVGTALPLSAFMVLAGMRFMEIPMHQMSITGLIIALGLLIDNAIVMVDEVKTRMEEGDDAAHAVASSARHLAIPLLGSTLTTGLAFAPIALMPGPAGEFVGTIAISVMLAIGSSFLLAMTVTPALAALFVDSKQDGDHHWWTIGLESPRLAAAWRNTLDFLLARPLLSIGLSVVLPIVGFVQARHLPEQFFPPADRNQFQIELELPPQASIDHTAQTARKISQIAKTHPEVTGIDWILGESAPSFYYNIVRRRENNAPYGQAIVQLKSAERAAEVINALQQEFDEFVPEARVLARQLEQGPPFDAPVELQLFGPDLQVLRALGERVRAELAQIPEVTHTRSDLGDDLPKFALVLDEEKTRLAGLSHAQVAQQLAASTEGALGGTILEETEELPVRVRVPQSYRASLADIASLDLVVPGMAHEGKLNTVPFSAVGSLELKPEISAVTRLNNLRMNEVKAYVQAGVLPSIVLTKLEDRLAASGFEFPAGYRMGLGGEANGRDQAVGNLMSSVGVLMVLMVATLVLSFSSFRAASLIGAVGFFSVGLGLAALWIFGYPFGFMAIVGTMGLVGIAINDSIVVLAALRENDEAKAGDPIAVREVVMRATRHVLATTATTVVGFLPLVMSGGGFWPPLAVSIAGGVVGATLLALTFVPTAHMVMANPATLRLPCKRAKQTETSTSAESFQHDGVAVYS; translated from the coding sequence ATGTTCAACGCATTCTATCGTGACAAACGGATGCTGGTCCTGACCATTGCGGTCATCATCGTGGCGGGGCTCTCCTCGTACTTCGTGCTGCCGCGGCTAGAAGATCCCACGCTCACGCCGCGTTTCGCCATCGTAACGACCCTGTTTCCCGGGGCGCGCGGCGACCGGGTCGAGGTCCTGGTCAGCGATCGTCTGGAAGAAGAACTACAGGAAGTCGAAGAGATCAAAGAGATCCGCTCGACCAGCCGCGCCGGGGCTTCTTCGATGGTGATCGAACTGCGGGACGATGTATACGAGGTGGGGGAGATCTGGTCCCGCATTCGCGACAAGCTCGACGACGCCCAGGTTGGTTTCCCCGAAGGAGTCGGCGAGCCTGACATCGAGCTGATCACCACCAAGGCCTATGCCTCGATCGTCGCCCTGAAATGGACTCAACAGGGCGAACCAAGCTACGCGATCCTGTTGCGGCTGGCCGAACAATTGGAAGATCGCCTGCGAAGCGTGCCGGGGACAGAAGACGTCGAGATGTTCGGCGAGCCGGAAGAGGAGATCTCGGTGGAGGTCCATCCCGCGCAGTTGGCCAGCATCGGTCTCACGGCGGCGGACGTTGCCCGGCATCTATCGGCCAGCGATGCCAAGCTATCGGCCGGCCAGGTTCGTTCGTCGCAGTCCAACTTTCTGATGGAAGTCGATAGCGAACTGGACTCGATCCATCGCATCTCCGAAACGCCGGTGCAGTATGGCCAGGACGGCAAGTTCGTTCGCCTGGGTGACATTGCCAGCGTGAGCAAGGGAATCGCCCAGCCGCCACGGCAGATGGCCATCGTCGACGACCAGGCCGCGGTGACGCTGGGGACGCTCGTGCGCAGCGACTACCGACTCGACGTCTGGAACGCCAGCGCGCAGCAAGTCATCACGCAGTTCGAGTCGGAACTTCCCAAGGGAGTGGAACTGTCCCGCATGTTCGAGCAAAGTCCCTACGTCGAGGCCCGCCTGACCAACTTGTTGTGGAACCTGGCCATCGGGGGCGCGGCGGTGGTCAGCGTCATCCTGGTGATGATGGGCTGGCGAAGTGCCATCGTGGTCGGCACGGCATTGCCGCTCTCGGCTTTCATGGTACTGGCCGGCATGCGGTTCATGGAGATTCCCATGCACCAGATGTCGATCACAGGGCTCATCATCGCGCTGGGCCTGCTGATCGACAACGCGATCGTGATGGTCGACGAGGTTAAAACGCGAATGGAAGAAGGGGACGACGCCGCGCATGCGGTTGCCAGCAGCGCACGTCACCTGGCGATTCCGCTGCTGGGGAGTACGTTGACCACCGGGCTGGCATTCGCTCCGATCGCGCTGATGCCGGGCCCGGCGGGTGAATTCGTCGGCACGATTGCCATCAGCGTGATGCTTGCGATCGGCAGTTCGTTTCTGCTGGCAATGACCGTGACCCCGGCCTTGGCGGCGCTGTTTGTCGACTCGAAGCAGGATGGCGATCACCACTGGTGGACCATTGGATTGGAAAGCCCCCGGCTCGCCGCCGCGTGGCGCAATACGCTCGATTTCTTATTGGCTCGACCTCTCTTGAGCATTGGGCTTTCGGTCGTGTTGCCGATTGTTGGATTCGTGCAGGCCAGGCACCTGCCGGAGCAGTTCTTCCCGCCGGCCGATCGCAATCAATTTCAGATCGAACTGGAACTACCGCCGCAGGCGTCGATCGATCACACTGCGCAGACGGCCCGCAAGATCAGTCAGATTGCCAAAACACACCCAGAAGTCACCGGCATCGATTGGATCTTAGGGGAGAGCGCCCCGTCGTTTTACTACAACATCGTCCGCCGCCGCGAGAACAACGCGCCGTATGGTCAAGCCATCGTGCAGTTGAAATCGGCCGAAAGGGCCGCCGAGGTGATCAACGCGCTACAGCAAGAGTTCGACGAGTTCGTACCGGAAGCTCGCGTGTTGGCGAGGCAGTTGGAACAAGGGCCGCCGTTCGATGCCCCGGTCGAATTGCAATTGTTCGGCCCGGACCTTCAAGTCCTGCGTGCACTCGGGGAACGCGTTCGTGCTGAACTGGCACAAATCCCTGAGGTAACGCACACGCGAAGCGACCTGGGAGACGACCTTCCGAAGTTCGCGTTGGTGCTGGACGAAGAGAAAACACGTCTGGCAGGGCTGAGCCATGCCCAGGTTGCCCAGCAGTTGGCGGCTTCCACTGAAGGGGCCCTGGGGGGAACCATCCTCGAAGAAACGGAAGAGCTACCCGTTCGCGTCCGCGTACCGCAGTCGTATCGCGCGAGCCTGGCCGATATCGCTTCGCTCGACCTGGTGGTCCCCGGCATGGCTCACGAAGGCAAGCTGAACACCGTTCCGTTCTCGGCGGTCGGTTCCTTAGAGCTGAAGCCAGAGATCTCCGCGGTGACGCGCTTGAACAACCTGCGGATGAACGAGGTCAAAGCATACGTCCAAGCAGGCGTGCTTCCTTCGATCGTTCTGACGAAGCTCGAAGACCGCCTCGCGGCTTCCGGATTTGAGTTTCCCGCTGGATACCGCATGGGATTGGGAGGCGAAGCGAACGGGCGCGATCAGGCGGTGGGCAACTTGATGTCCAGCGTCGGCGTGCTGATGGTGTTGATGGTCGCGACGCTGGTGCTCTCGTTTAGCTCGTTCCGGGCCGCCTCGCTGATTGGCGCCGTCGGCTTTTTCTCGGTCGGGCTGGGTCTGGCCGCCTTGTGGATCTTTGGCTATCCCTTCGGCTTCATGGCCATCGTCGGCACGATGGGTCTGGTGGGGATCGCGATCAACGACTCGATCGTGGTGCTGGCCGCGCTGCGCGAAAACGACGAGGCAAAAGCTGGCGATCCGATTGCCGTCCGCGAGGTCGTCATGCGAGCCACCCGGCACGTTTTGGCAACCACGGCCACGACCGTCGTGGGCTTCTTGCCGCTGGTGATGTCGGGAGGTGGGTTCTGGCCGCCTCTGGCCGTTTCGATCGCTGGCGGCGTGGTGGGCGCGACGTTGTTGGCATTGACCTTCGTCCCCACCGCGCACATGGTGATGGCCAACCCGGCGACGCTGCGGCTGCCCTGCAAGCGGGCCAAGCAAACCGAGACGAGCACTTCAGCCGAGAGCTTTCAACACGACGGCGTGGCCGTTTATTCCTGA
- a CDS encoding DUF5690 family protein: MTIPTRLKTAVTNPHSPENREAAPSRWSVIATAAAAGFLTYFAMYAFRKPFTAATYAGEGLWGSGIELKTSFVIAQIIGYALSKYLGIDFCTRIPDRFRTLALLALIGLAELALVLFAVLPTPGKVFAIFLNGLPLGLVWGLVVRYLEGRRSSDLLLACLCCSFIVSSGVVKDVGRAWIGVGVDPYWMPAVTGLCFLPMFLLALGMLMCLPAPDEADVQSRSKRGEMSASDRWSFVRTQWNTLWPLLLFYMGLTAYRDFRDNYSVEILNKLGYAEAPAIFSRMELPVALLVTLALGALILVQNHRHGLMAIYSSMILGMAIIFASTSMIYAGMISGLTWMILVGLGSYLAYVPFNAVLFERLVALRGAGSAVFGIYLADALGYTGSIGVQLYKDLGADSLDRLTYFQHFSFALSACGICCLVISGLAILIGQRKRVLSQNNSSQPSACPQAAEVISQ; the protein is encoded by the coding sequence ATGACGATTCCCACTCGCCTGAAGACAGCCGTGACCAACCCGCACTCCCCCGAAAATCGCGAAGCAGCACCTAGTCGCTGGTCGGTTATTGCCACGGCCGCGGCGGCCGGATTTCTGACCTATTTCGCCATGTACGCGTTTCGCAAGCCCTTCACGGCGGCGACTTACGCGGGCGAAGGCCTCTGGGGAAGTGGTATCGAGCTGAAGACGTCGTTCGTCATCGCTCAGATCATCGGCTATGCGCTGTCGAAGTATCTCGGAATCGATTTCTGTACGCGAATCCCCGATCGCTTCCGCACCCTGGCGCTACTGGCGCTGATTGGGCTCGCCGAGTTGGCGTTGGTACTGTTCGCCGTGCTGCCGACGCCTGGCAAGGTGTTTGCCATCTTCCTCAACGGCCTCCCCCTGGGATTGGTTTGGGGGCTGGTCGTTCGCTACCTGGAAGGACGACGCAGCAGCGACCTGCTACTGGCGTGCTTGTGCTGCTCGTTCATCGTTTCGAGCGGCGTCGTGAAAGACGTCGGTCGGGCATGGATCGGCGTCGGGGTCGACCCGTACTGGATGCCAGCAGTCACCGGGCTGTGTTTCCTGCCCATGTTTCTGCTGGCCCTGGGCATGCTGATGTGTTTGCCGGCTCCGGATGAAGCGGACGTTCAGTCGCGTTCGAAACGGGGGGAGATGTCCGCCAGCGATCGCTGGTCGTTTGTCCGCACGCAGTGGAATACGCTGTGGCCCCTGCTCCTCTTTTACATGGGTCTGACGGCGTACCGCGACTTTCGCGATAACTACTCGGTCGAGATCTTGAACAAGCTGGGCTACGCCGAGGCACCTGCGATCTTTTCGCGCATGGAACTCCCGGTCGCTTTGCTGGTAACCCTGGCGCTGGGGGCGTTGATCCTCGTACAGAACCACCGCCACGGATTGATGGCCATCTATAGTTCGATGATCCTGGGCATGGCGATCATCTTTGCCTCGACGAGTATGATTTACGCCGGAATGATTTCAGGGCTGACTTGGATGATTCTGGTCGGACTCGGCAGCTACCTGGCCTACGTCCCTTTCAATGCCGTGCTGTTTGAACGACTCGTCGCCCTGCGCGGGGCCGGCAGCGCGGTGTTCGGAATCTATTTGGCCGACGCACTCGGGTATACGGGAAGCATCGGCGTTCAACTTTATAAAGACCTGGGAGCCGACTCCCTCGATCGCCTGACCTACTTTCAGCACTTTTCCTTTGCCCTGTCGGCTTGCGGAATCTGCTGCCTGGTGATCAGTGGTCTGGCGATCTTGATCGGGCAACGCAAACGGGTCCTTAGCCAGAACAACAGCTCACAGCCTTCGGCGTGTCCCCAAGCCGCTGAAGTTATCTCGCAATAG
- a CDS encoding shikimate kinase, with translation MTVEAGTNVTLIGMPGSGKSTIGVVLAKRINLQFVDTDLIIQTSQQRTLQQIMDAEGFDRFCQIEENAVLSLEVDHHVIATGGSVCYGAEGMAHLKRLGRIVFLKTSLQTLEQRLSNMATRGIALKPGQSLEHLLNERNELYEKYAEITIECDGLNVERISERIEAALSRAVRPTSE, from the coding sequence ATGACAGTCGAAGCTGGAACCAACGTCACGTTGATCGGGATGCCAGGCTCGGGCAAAAGCACGATCGGGGTCGTACTGGCCAAACGGATCAACCTGCAGTTCGTCGATACCGACCTCATCATCCAAACCAGTCAGCAGCGGACGCTACAGCAAATCATGGATGCCGAAGGCTTCGACCGATTCTGCCAGATCGAGGAAAACGCCGTGCTGAGCCTGGAGGTCGACCACCACGTGATCGCCACCGGCGGAAGCGTTTGCTACGGGGCGGAAGGGATGGCCCACCTTAAGCGGTTAGGGCGGATCGTCTTTCTGAAGACCAGCCTGCAAACCCTCGAGCAGCGTTTGTCGAACATGGCAACGCGCGGCATCGCCCTGAAACCGGGGCAAAGCCTGGAACATCTGCTCAACGAGCGGAACGAGCTGTACGAAAAGTACGCCGAGATCACCATCGAGTGCGACGGTCTGAACGTCGAACGCATTTCTGAACGGATCGAAGCGGCCCTCTCACGAGCGGTCCGGCCGACGTCAGAATAA
- a CDS encoding Gfo/Idh/MocA family protein — translation MSEKVINVAMIGLGFGAEFIPIYQAHPNANVYALCRRDETALKKSGDMFGIEKLYTEYEDVLADPNVDFVHINSPIPDHAWMSLKALDAGKHVMCTVPMATTIDECRQIVEKVAETGLKYMMAETVVYSREYLFIKQLYESGELGKVQYMQASHPQDMEGWPEYWERMIPMHYATHVVSPVLGLVDGLAEYVSCFGSGSISNELAQKSGNPFAVESCHIKIKDSDISAQIWRFLFDTARQYRESFDVYGTKKSFEWSLVEGEPHVLHTAKLPEPEIASHVEIPDFAHLLPEPIQKFTQSIEDAAHLSFIQGGGHGGSHPHLVHEMISALIEDRDPMPNAVTSANWTCVGICAHESAMKGGEIVRLPEFTLQKPKARKTVTAS, via the coding sequence ATGAGCGAAAAAGTTATTAATGTCGCGATGATCGGTTTGGGTTTTGGAGCCGAGTTCATTCCCATTTACCAAGCTCATCCCAATGCTAACGTTTACGCCCTCTGCCGCCGTGACGAAACTGCGCTGAAGAAATCGGGGGACATGTTCGGTATCGAGAAACTGTATACCGAATACGAAGACGTCCTGGCGGATCCGAACGTTGACTTCGTTCATATCAACTCGCCCATTCCGGACCATGCCTGGATGTCGCTGAAGGCGCTGGATGCCGGCAAGCACGTCATGTGCACCGTGCCGATGGCCACCACCATCGACGAGTGCCGCCAGATCGTCGAGAAGGTCGCCGAAACCGGCCTGAAGTACATGATGGCCGAAACGGTCGTCTACAGCCGAGAGTACCTGTTCATCAAGCAGCTTTACGAATCGGGCGAACTGGGCAAGGTCCAATACATGCAGGCCTCGCACCCGCAAGACATGGAAGGCTGGCCGGAATATTGGGAACGCATGATCCCGATGCACTACGCCACCCACGTGGTCAGCCCGGTATTGGGTCTGGTCGATGGCCTGGCCGAGTACGTCAGCTGCTTCGGTTCAGGCAGCATCAGCAACGAACTGGCCCAGAAGTCGGGCAACCCCTTCGCGGTTGAATCGTGCCACATCAAGATTAAAGACAGCGACATCTCCGCTCAGATCTGGCGATTCCTGTTCGATACGGCTCGTCAGTATCGCGAAAGCTTTGACGTCTACGGCACGAAGAAGAGCTTCGAATGGTCGCTCGTCGAAGGGGAACCGCACGTGCTGCACACGGCTAAGTTGCCGGAACCAGAAATCGCGTCGCACGTCGAGATCCCGGACTTCGCTCACCTGCTGCCGGAACCGATCCAGAAGTTCACGCAGTCGATCGAAGACGCCGCGCACCTTTCATTCATTCAAGGGGGCGGTCACGGCGGCTCGCACCCGCACCTGGTCCATGAAATGATCAGCGCGTTGATCGAAGATCGCGATCCGATGCCGAATGCCGTCACGTCGGCCAATTGGACCTGCGTCGGCATTTGTGCCCACGAGTCCGCCATGAAGGGTGGCGAAATCGTTCGCCTGCCGGAATTCACGCTGCAGAAGCCGAAGGCCCGTAAGACGGTTACCGCTTCCTAA
- the phnX gene encoding phosphonoacetaldehyde hydrolase, translating to MEPTNTAIETSARLVIFDWAGTMIDFGCQAPVEVLLALFEQRGVPVSTAQAREPMGAAKRDHIAAILAMPEVADRWEARFGARPVEADVDAIYADFLPLQKQILSQHAGAIPGAVEVLNQLHEQGIQIGSTTGYTRELMDVLLPFAISQGITPDYVLTSDEVAQGRPAPDMIQKIMSLSGITDPAQVVKVDDTPVGITAGKRAGCVTVALAASGNELGLTQAEFETLSPEERHEKLEPIRVIFREAEADFVIDTIADLPAILPQI from the coding sequence ATGGAACCAACTAACACGGCAATCGAAACGTCGGCTCGCCTGGTCATCTTCGATTGGGCCGGCACCATGATCGACTTCGGCTGTCAGGCCCCGGTCGAGGTCTTGCTGGCACTATTTGAGCAGCGCGGCGTACCAGTGAGCACCGCCCAGGCTCGCGAACCGATGGGTGCCGCCAAACGGGATCATATCGCCGCGATTCTGGCGATGCCGGAAGTGGCGGATCGCTGGGAAGCCAGGTTCGGCGCGCGGCCGGTGGAAGCGGACGTCGATGCGATCTATGCCGACTTCCTTCCGCTGCAAAAGCAGATCCTCAGTCAGCATGCCGGCGCGATCCCAGGCGCCGTGGAGGTGCTCAATCAATTGCATGAGCAGGGAATTCAGATCGGTTCCACCACAGGCTACACGCGTGAACTGATGGACGTGCTGCTGCCGTTTGCGATCAGCCAGGGGATCACGCCCGACTATGTGCTGACCTCGGACGAAGTCGCGCAGGGGCGCCCTGCCCCGGACATGATTCAGAAGATCATGTCTCTGTCCGGCATCACCGACCCGGCCCAAGTGGTCAAAGTCGACGACACGCCGGTCGGCATCACCGCCGGCAAACGAGCCGGCTGCGTGACCGTCGCCCTGGCGGCTTCCGGAAACGAGCTAGGTTTGACGCAAGCCGAGTTTGAAACGCTTTCGCCGGAAGAGCGACACGAAAAGCTCGAGCCGATTCGCGTGATCTTCCGCGAAGCTGAAGCCGATTTCGTCATCGACACCATTGCCGATTTGCCTGCCATCCTTCCCCAGATCTAA
- a CDS encoding metallophosphoesterase, producing the protein MTHLIPRFVLAFAVLLTAASHICQAHEGPDPLARWRFDSQSIAAEGDATTLRARRGPDGTVLGKHQIIGEKYEEAIFLPGEKSGIVVAEDHNQAARFLPKESLTVSAVVSIDRGEKWGGLVGVIQDNGSSEAGWLLGYDESTFAFALRGEMGPGSLTYLRGTTKYEPGKLYHLVAVYDGKTMELYVNGKLDAESTAQSGPIHYPAKAPFMIGAYRDDNEFYGHRGRIRDVVLYDLAAKKAWVEHDYEHNADLAKLPAVEIHEPLAFVIDPYLQFGTQTTMTVMWRSNRPAMATLCYGETADCQQRIDVRDLKTIHEIRIENLQPETQYFYRTETRLVEDGEPLLSEVATFQTAVNRETPFAFAVISDTQGNPAVSGKLAGFAWEQRPSFLLHPGDLVSNGPDDSHWTQHFFPSMNPLIRHVPFYPVLGNHERNAQYYYDYVSLPNPEYYYTYRFGNAQFFMIDTNRNVGPDSEQYAWLEKQLSESDATWKFVCHHHPPYTSDEDDYGNLWKTNKGTRGDVKARQLVPLYEKYHVDIVWNGHIHSYERTWPIRENKAVDGGAPVYMITGGGGGHLETPGPIRPFFMNTVRRGHHYAMVRINGSNLEFQAYDLDNRLFDQMVIEKKADSDQE; encoded by the coding sequence ATGACTCACTTGATTCCACGGTTCGTCCTTGCTTTCGCCGTCCTCCTGACGGCTGCTTCCCACATTTGCCAGGCCCATGAAGGCCCCGATCCGTTGGCACGCTGGCGGTTTGATTCGCAGAGCATCGCCGCCGAAGGAGATGCCACCACGCTACGTGCCCGTCGCGGCCCTGACGGGACCGTACTGGGCAAGCATCAGATCATTGGCGAAAAGTACGAAGAGGCGATCTTCCTCCCTGGCGAGAAGTCGGGCATCGTTGTGGCAGAAGATCACAACCAGGCCGCGCGCTTCTTACCGAAAGAATCACTTACCGTGTCAGCCGTAGTTTCGATCGATCGCGGGGAAAAGTGGGGCGGCCTGGTGGGGGTGATCCAGGACAACGGCTCCAGCGAAGCAGGCTGGTTGCTGGGTTACGATGAATCGACCTTCGCCTTCGCGCTGCGTGGCGAGATGGGCCCTGGCAGTCTGACGTACTTGCGGGGGACCACCAAGTACGAGCCTGGCAAACTGTATCACCTGGTTGCCGTGTACGATGGCAAGACGATGGAGCTCTACGTGAACGGCAAGTTGGATGCGGAAAGCACCGCGCAGTCCGGCCCCATTCATTACCCGGCGAAAGCTCCCTTCATGATCGGGGCCTATCGCGATGACAACGAGTTCTACGGTCATCGCGGGCGGATTCGCGACGTGGTACTGTACGACCTGGCCGCCAAGAAGGCCTGGGTCGAGCATGACTACGAGCACAACGCCGACCTGGCCAAGCTTCCCGCGGTGGAAATCCACGAACCGCTCGCCTTCGTGATCGATCCTTACCTGCAGTTCGGCACACAAACGACAATGACGGTGATGTGGCGATCGAATCGCCCTGCCATGGCCACGCTATGCTACGGAGAAACGGCCGACTGCCAGCAGCGAATCGATGTGCGTGACCTCAAAACGATTCATGAAATCCGCATCGAGAACCTTCAGCCCGAGACGCAATATTTCTATCGCACCGAGACGCGCCTCGTGGAAGACGGAGAACCTCTTCTGAGCGAAGTGGCAACGTTTCAAACGGCCGTCAACAGAGAAACGCCGTTCGCGTTCGCGGTGATCAGCGATACGCAAGGGAACCCGGCCGTCAGCGGCAAACTGGCCGGGTTTGCCTGGGAGCAGCGTCCCAGCTTTTTACTGCACCCGGGCGACCTGGTTTCCAACGGCCCGGATGACTCGCACTGGACGCAGCACTTCTTTCCGAGCATGAATCCGCTGATCCGCCACGTGCCGTTCTACCCGGTTCTGGGAAACCACGAGCGAAACGCCCAGTACTACTACGACTATGTCTCGCTTCCCAATCCCGAGTACTACTACACGTATCGATTCGGCAATGCCCAGTTCTTCATGATCGATACCAACCGCAACGTCGGCCCCGATTCCGAGCAGTACGCCTGGTTAGAGAAGCAGCTTTCCGAATCGGATGCCACTTGGAAATTCGTCTGCCACCATCATCCCCCCTACACCTCCGATGAGGACGATTACGGCAATCTCTGGAAGACCAACAAAGGGACGCGCGGCGACGTCAAGGCTCGGCAGTTGGTCCCCCTTTACGAGAAGTATCACGTTGACATCGTGTGGAACGGGCATATCCATTCCTACGAACGCACCTGGCCGATTCGCGAGAACAAAGCGGTCGACGGGGGCGCACCGGTTTACATGATCACCGGCGGGGGTGGCGGTCACCTGGAAACGCCCGGCCCCATTCGCCCCTTCTTCATGAACACCGTTCGTCGCGGCCATCATTACGCGATGGTTCGGATCAACGGATCGAACCTCGAGTTTCAGGCCTACGATCTCGACAACCGTCTGTTCGATCAGATGGTAATCGAAAAGAAGGCGGACTCAGATCAGGAATAA